One Terriglobales bacterium DNA segment encodes these proteins:
- a CDS encoding adenylate/guanylate cyclase domain-containing protein, whose amino-acid sequence MSRIIISAPDGKRGMLELTKPLVSIGRGAANDLVLPDNSVSRFHAVIKCQDGQTFIADRNSTNGVVIDGERIAGERQLRHNDVAHLGSYELRFEEVRDSGILIKSADIPPTLNDVLRGGSRREGLAAQFSGQIPAELTDQIKRLERENHLLTMLYDAGIALSSKLSLDGISEQVMNLAFRIQGVERGFMMLFNESGEVTRQTEVRYRRPQNGTASQPHIILSRAILDRIRTEQKPILVTDVATDERFRGSESMRIAGLRSAMCAPLLGSGRLFGILYVDNLEKPQAFTQDEWNVFALVAAQAGAAIDTLYAHEQIAKQVTQRAALERFLSPEVVEMVSKNPEGVRLGGINQKVSIMFADIRGFTTLSEKMEPEKVVEILNNYFTHVTDIIFDHGGTLDKYLGDGVMALFGAPLSKGNDAENAVRAAQAIQRLVIELNRDAAERQWPEFGVGIGINSGIVTAGNIGSPRRIDYTVIGDTVNTASRLMSNAPAGKIIISQATAADLTEGKFVLTTLSPLTVKGKSEPIPVFRVDWENELAARQPN is encoded by the coding sequence ATGAGCCGCATCATCATCTCGGCGCCTGACGGCAAGCGCGGCATGCTCGAATTGACCAAGCCACTTGTCAGCATCGGCCGAGGCGCAGCCAACGATCTGGTACTGCCTGATAACAGCGTGAGCCGCTTTCATGCGGTCATCAAATGTCAGGATGGCCAGACCTTCATTGCCGATCGCAACAGCACCAATGGAGTAGTCATCGATGGCGAGCGGATCGCCGGTGAGCGCCAGCTGCGTCACAACGACGTTGCACACCTGGGCTCGTACGAGCTGCGCTTTGAAGAAGTTCGCGACTCGGGAATTCTCATAAAGAGCGCCGATATCCCGCCCACGCTGAATGATGTTCTGCGCGGCGGTAGTCGTCGTGAAGGTCTCGCAGCACAATTTTCCGGCCAGATACCCGCGGAGCTCACCGACCAGATCAAGCGTCTGGAGCGCGAAAACCATCTCCTAACCATGCTGTACGACGCGGGAATAGCACTCAGCTCCAAGCTTTCTCTCGACGGAATTTCCGAGCAGGTCATGAATCTTGCTTTCCGCATTCAGGGAGTCGAACGCGGATTCATGATGCTCTTCAACGAGAGCGGCGAGGTTACGCGACAGACAGAAGTGCGCTATCGCCGCCCACAGAATGGAACTGCCAGCCAGCCCCATATCATCCTCAGCCGAGCAATCCTGGATCGCATTCGCACCGAGCAGAAGCCCATTTTGGTCACCGATGTTGCTACCGACGAGCGCTTCCGCGGCAGTGAAAGCATGCGCATCGCCGGCCTTCGCTCAGCCATGTGCGCGCCTCTGCTGGGAAGTGGAAGGCTGTTCGGCATTTTGTACGTCGACAACCTGGAGAAGCCGCAAGCCTTCACACAGGACGAATGGAATGTCTTTGCTCTGGTGGCAGCCCAGGCCGGTGCCGCCATTGACACTCTCTACGCCCACGAGCAGATTGCAAAACAGGTAACACAGCGCGCTGCTCTGGAACGTTTTCTGTCGCCCGAAGTGGTGGAGATGGTATCGAAGAATCCCGAAGGAGTACGCCTCGGCGGGATCAATCAGAAAGTAAGCATTATGTTCGCTGATATCCGAGGCTTCACCACGCTCAGCGAAAAGATGGAGCCGGAGAAGGTTGTTGAAATCCTGAATAACTATTTCACCCATGTCACCGACATCATCTTCGATCACGGAGGAACGCTCGATAAGTATCTTGGCGACGGAGTCATGGCACTGTTCGGTGCGCCGCTAAGCAAAGGCAACGATGCAGAGAACGCCGTGCGGGCCGCGCAGGCGATTCAGCGCCTGGTGATTGAATTGAATCGCGACGCCGCAGAACGGCAATGGCCGGAATTCGGAGTAGGAATCGGAATCAATAGCGGAATCGTCACCGCAGGCAATATCGGATCGCCGCGGCGGATTGACTACACAGTGATCGGCGACACGGTCAACACAGCTTCGCGCTTGATGTCGAATGCCCCAGCGGGAAAGATCATCATCTCGCAGGCCACTGCGGCAGATCTGACCGAGGGTAAATTCGTTCTCACCACCCTCAGCCCTCTCACGGTTAAAGGCAAGTCGGAACCGATCCCAGTCTTTCGTGTGGATTGGGAAAACGAATTGGCTGCTAGACAGCCTAACTAG
- the cysS gene encoding cysteine--tRNA ligase translates to MALEVFNTLSGRVEELKTLEDRRIRMYSCGPTVYDYGHIGNFRTFVFVDLFRRFLRRSGYQLDHVMNITDVDDKIIRNSSAKGLGVREYAAKYEQAFFEDMDILSLEKPEQIARATEHIPEMASLIARLQKKDFAYKTEDGSYYFRIAKFPQYGKLSKKDMTAISDGARVDVDEYEKDNVRDFALWKSPKPGEAKWETEIGPGRPGWHIECSAMAMEYLGETLDIHLGGEDLIFPHHENEIAQSEAATGKTFARYWMHVRFLLVEGQKMSKSLGNFYTPRDLILKGHKPSSIRYLLSSVPYQKQLNFTFEGLKQAANSVERLRNFKARLDTGRFPAGSNSEMGTLAKVTREKIRTSLEDDMNTAQALAAIFDMVREANAAGDNGKLLRDDVPALQEALADFDEIFAVLKDDDAEKIKQVLQWARTEGKLADASIVEPTLSDAAVEALVEQRQQARKSRDFAKADAVRKQLADAGIVLEDTKDGLRWKRK, encoded by the coding sequence ATGGCGCTCGAAGTCTTCAACACACTTTCAGGCCGCGTCGAAGAGCTGAAAACGCTCGAAGACAGGCGCATCCGCATGTACTCCTGCGGGCCCACTGTTTACGACTACGGCCACATTGGTAATTTTCGAACGTTCGTCTTTGTCGATCTCTTCCGCCGTTTTCTGCGCCGGAGTGGCTATCAGCTCGACCACGTAATGAACATCACCGACGTGGATGACAAGATCATTCGCAACTCTTCGGCCAAAGGACTAGGGGTGCGCGAGTATGCCGCCAAGTACGAGCAGGCATTCTTCGAGGACATGGACATCCTCTCGCTGGAGAAGCCCGAGCAAATCGCCCGCGCTACCGAACATATTCCCGAAATGGCTTCGCTGATAGCACGTCTTCAGAAGAAGGACTTCGCATACAAAACCGAGGACGGATCTTATTACTTCCGCATCGCGAAATTTCCTCAGTACGGCAAGCTCTCCAAAAAGGACATGACTGCGATCTCAGATGGCGCACGCGTCGATGTCGACGAATACGAAAAAGACAACGTGCGTGACTTTGCTCTCTGGAAGTCACCGAAGCCGGGAGAAGCGAAGTGGGAGACTGAGATCGGCCCAGGCCGCCCTGGCTGGCACATCGAATGCTCGGCCATGGCAATGGAGTATCTAGGCGAGACGCTGGATATCCATCTCGGCGGCGAAGACTTGATCTTTCCGCATCACGAAAACGAAATTGCGCAATCGGAGGCAGCGACCGGAAAAACCTTCGCGCGATATTGGATGCATGTGCGCTTTCTGCTCGTCGAGGGACAAAAGATGTCGAAGAGCCTTGGCAACTTCTACACTCCTCGCGATCTCATTCTCAAAGGACACAAGCCCTCCTCGATTCGCTATCTGCTGTCATCCGTTCCTTATCAAAAGCAACTCAACTTCACGTTTGAGGGACTCAAGCAAGCTGCGAATTCTGTGGAACGGCTGCGTAATTTCAAGGCACGGCTCGATACAGGACGATTCCCGGCTGGTTCCAATTCGGAAATGGGCACTCTGGCGAAAGTTACGCGGGAGAAGATCCGTACTTCGCTGGAGGATGATATGAACACGGCACAGGCTCTGGCGGCGATCTTCGACATGGTTCGCGAGGCCAATGCTGCCGGAGACAATGGCAAACTTCTTCGCGACGACGTTCCAGCACTCCAGGAAGCGTTGGCCGACTTCGACGAAATCTTCGCGGTGTTAAAGGATGACGACGCGGAGAAAATCAAACAAGTCCTACAGTGGGCTCGGACTGAAGGAAAGCTCGCCGATGCCTCGATTGTCGAGCCGACTCTGAGCGACGCGGCTGTAGAAGCTCTGGTCGAGCAGCGCCAGCAAGCACGAAAGTCGCGCGACTTCGCTAAAGCCGACGCAGTGCGCAAGCAACTCGCCGATGCCGGGATCGTCCTCGAGGATACAAAAGACGGGTTACGCTGGAAGCGCAAATAA
- the tsaD gene encoding tRNA (adenosine(37)-N6)-threonylcarbamoyltransferase complex transferase subunit TsaD, with the protein MLILGIESSCDETAAAVVRDGEQLLSNVVSSQITTHLPYGGVVPELASREHLRAIVPVVREAATRAAVSLEQVDAFAVTQGPGLAGSLLVGITYAKALSFALSKPLIAVNHLEGHIHAVLLEHRQSSNADIALPALALVVSGGHTHLYMVSRSEPTQWSYLNVGHTLDDAAGEAFDKAAKLLALSYPGGPIIEALAKHGNPHAIAMPRSQIKAHEKRRSRGENAQKRYDFSFSGIKTAVLRFVETHQMKNSIERRRRAVADFPDPRPEDFLPHLDPLTLDLIASFQEAVVKDLVGKSLRAAEELEVETLIVSGGVASNERLRSEFVKQAGSEGIKVFFPSRGLSTDNAAMIAAAAYPKLLARDFATEHFSAEASLALG; encoded by the coding sequence ATGCTAATCCTCGGGATCGAGAGTTCGTGTGACGAAACTGCTGCCGCCGTAGTGCGCGACGGGGAGCAATTGCTGTCAAACGTTGTTTCCTCGCAGATCACAACGCATCTCCCATACGGAGGAGTGGTCCCGGAACTCGCCTCCCGCGAGCACTTGCGCGCAATTGTCCCAGTTGTACGTGAGGCGGCAACTCGCGCCGCAGTCAGTCTGGAGCAGGTGGATGCCTTCGCGGTCACACAGGGTCCGGGACTCGCTGGGTCACTCCTCGTGGGCATCACGTATGCAAAGGCGCTTTCGTTTGCTCTTTCGAAGCCGCTGATAGCAGTAAATCACCTCGAAGGACACATTCATGCCGTTCTCCTCGAACATCGACAGTCCTCGAACGCAGATATAGCTCTGCCCGCGTTGGCGCTCGTGGTTTCGGGAGGACACACGCATCTGTACATGGTGAGTCGTTCCGAACCGACACAATGGAGTTATCTGAATGTCGGGCACACGCTCGACGACGCAGCCGGGGAGGCGTTCGACAAGGCTGCAAAACTCCTGGCACTCAGTTATCCCGGCGGTCCCATCATCGAAGCGTTAGCGAAGCATGGAAATCCGCATGCGATTGCAATGCCGCGCTCGCAAATCAAAGCCCACGAAAAACGCAGGTCGCGGGGCGAGAATGCGCAGAAGCGGTATGACTTCTCGTTCAGCGGCATTAAGACGGCCGTGCTCCGTTTTGTAGAGACTCATCAAATGAAGAATTCAATCGAACGGCGTCGTCGCGCAGTCGCAGATTTTCCCGATCCCAGGCCTGAAGATTTTCTCCCGCATCTCGATCCGCTGACGCTGGATCTGATTGCGTCTTTTCAGGAAGCCGTCGTTAAAGACTTGGTGGGCAAGAGTTTGCGTGCGGCTGAGGAGCTCGAAGTTGAAACTCTGATCGTTAGTGGTGGCGTTGCCTCCAACGAGCGCCTCCGCTCAGAATTCGTGAAGCAGGCTGGGTCCGAGGGTATCAAGGTCTTCTTTCCCTCGCGAGGGCTCTCAACCGACAACGCGGCGATGATCGCTGCTGCGGCATATCCGAAACTACTGGCCCGTGACTTTGCCACGGAGCACTTCTCCGCTGAAGCCTCTCTTGCACTCGGATGA
- a CDS encoding serine/threonine-protein kinase: MVPTVEKVGRYEIVGELGRGAMGLVYRAVDPNIGRTVALKTMRLDVHGMDHDELLRRFRYEAKAAGAMNHPNIVTVYDADEVDGLFYIAMEYLEGQTLQSLMVEKRVISADQIVEIAKQVVAGLDYAHEMRVIHRDIKPANIMITRQNVAKIMDFGISKAAGSMTHSGQVLGTPNYMSPEQVKGLELDGRADLFSFGVLLYEMATGERPFTGQNVTTIIYKIVNENPIPPSDLEVTVHPGLSAVIGKCLSKNPAERYQTGAELARDLENYRSVGSEDEITSVLPEDVRIKATQSNGLSSLVSASGLVMARSSGSHAVAAVQEARVSTSSGPLTQLPHDSTRLAEQTPATELHRKRAKAAAVVVVSLSVVVAGAALLIANPWKKSQQVAADAKRADGTRGRPAGHASEKPSSALGRVEMRFTSKPEGAAVQIDGVTSSAWMTPFTASDLKLGAHNVVFSKAGYAEETRKIEVNPSSSAYHISLSPEVTAVAVMSEPAGAAIEIDGHPTGKVTPARVPVAEGQHRIEVHLDGYRNAQVNATINKGQVLPFSPVLNRVDAREAGNSNAVTSRFRKLFGGGIPAGKGMIDFVTTPPGAKIVVNGKPVAVATPAHAPFPPGNYRIELRQSGYKPVQQTVHVDVGRISKVEAKLDPQ; encoded by the coding sequence ATGGTGCCCACGGTGGAAAAGGTTGGACGTTACGAGATCGTAGGCGAGCTTGGCCGCGGCGCAATGGGGCTTGTTTATCGGGCGGTAGATCCCAACATTGGGAGAACCGTAGCCCTCAAGACCATGCGGCTCGACGTCCATGGCATGGACCACGACGAATTGCTGCGCCGCTTCCGCTACGAAGCCAAAGCGGCGGGCGCGATGAATCACCCCAACATCGTTACCGTCTACGACGCCGACGAAGTCGATGGCCTTTTCTACATTGCCATGGAGTACCTCGAGGGCCAGACTTTGCAATCCTTAATGGTCGAGAAGCGAGTTATTTCGGCCGACCAGATCGTGGAGATTGCCAAGCAAGTGGTTGCCGGGCTTGATTACGCGCACGAAATGAGGGTGATTCACCGCGACATCAAGCCGGCCAACATCATGATCACTCGTCAGAACGTAGCCAAGATCATGGATTTCGGCATCTCCAAGGCAGCAGGCAGCATGACGCATAGCGGCCAGGTCCTGGGCACGCCGAACTACATGTCACCTGAGCAGGTAAAAGGGCTGGAACTCGACGGGCGGGCTGATTTGTTCAGTTTCGGGGTCTTGCTCTACGAAATGGCGACCGGAGAGCGCCCGTTCACGGGACAAAATGTAACCACCATCATTTACAAGATCGTTAACGAGAACCCGATTCCTCCCAGCGACCTGGAGGTAACAGTCCATCCGGGTCTGAGCGCAGTAATCGGGAAATGCCTCTCAAAAAATCCTGCAGAGCGCTATCAGACAGGCGCCGAACTCGCACGCGATCTCGAAAATTACCGCTCAGTCGGCTCTGAGGACGAGATCACTTCGGTTTTGCCGGAAGATGTTCGCATCAAAGCCACGCAGTCGAATGGCTTGTCGAGCCTGGTGTCGGCAAGTGGATTAGTAATGGCTCGTTCATCTGGTTCGCACGCGGTGGCGGCTGTCCAGGAGGCCCGAGTTTCAACTTCGTCTGGGCCATTGACTCAATTGCCCCACGACTCGACGAGACTTGCCGAGCAAACACCCGCAACCGAGTTGCACAGAAAAAGGGCAAAGGCTGCTGCGGTTGTCGTCGTCTCTTTAAGCGTCGTGGTGGCAGGAGCCGCCCTCCTTATCGCGAATCCTTGGAAGAAGTCGCAGCAGGTGGCGGCAGACGCTAAGAGGGCCGATGGTACACGCGGGAGGCCGGCCGGCCACGCCAGCGAGAAACCATCCTCTGCCCTAGGCCGCGTTGAGATGCGTTTTACCTCGAAGCCTGAGGGTGCTGCTGTGCAGATCGACGGCGTCACCAGTTCGGCATGGATGACTCCCTTTACGGCGTCGGACCTGAAGCTTGGAGCGCACAACGTCGTTTTCAGCAAGGCGGGCTATGCAGAAGAGACACGCAAAATAGAAGTCAATCCCAGCAGCTCGGCTTACCACATCAGTTTGTCCCCTGAAGTTACGGCGGTCGCAGTGATGAGCGAGCCGGCTGGTGCGGCCATCGAAATCGATGGGCATCCGACAGGCAAAGTCACTCCCGCACGCGTTCCGGTAGCAGAGGGGCAGCACCGGATCGAGGTGCACCTCGATGGTTATCGTAATGCGCAGGTAAACGCGACCATCAACAAGGGTCAGGTCTTACCGTTTTCGCCTGTACTGAACCGCGTCGACGCACGGGAAGCGGGTAACTCGAATGCCGTAACTTCGCGCTTCAGAAAGTTATTTGGTGGGGGTATCCCTGCAGGAAAAGGCATGATAGATTTCGTTACCACTCCCCCCGGAGCGAAAATAGTCGTAAACGGTAAGCCAGTGGCAGTCGCGACTCCGGCGCACGCTCCCTTCCCGCCGGGGAATTATCGTATTGAGCTGCGTCAGTCCGGTTATAAGCCGGTTCAGCAAACCGTGCATGTGGACGTCGGTAGAATCTCTAAGGTGGAAGCCAAGCTGGATCCGCAATAG
- the gyrB gene encoding DNA topoisomerase (ATP-hydrolyzing) subunit B, which translates to MKEAATRTQAEVDEKQIPTKEAKQKKANGGTNGDYTADSIKALEGLEAVRLRPAMYIGSTGEMGLHHLVYEVVDNSVDEALAGYADRIDVTIHIDNSITVVDNGRGIPVDDMEYHGEKLPAAQVVLTVLHAGGKFDSSTYKVSGGLHGVGVSVVNGLSHQLDLEIWRDGFVWEQAYTKGVPSTKFKKTGTTKKRGTKVHFLPDTDIFATIEYNYDTLAQRLRELAFLNKGLTITLTDERATDTKTGEAKHAEFKYTGGIAEFVKHLNRGKQVLHDKPIYMEAERDGVGMEIALQYNDGYSESVFSFANNINTVDGGTHLSGFRTSLTRTINYAGQQLGLFKDLKENLSGDDVREGLVAVVSVKLSQPQFEGQTKGKLNSDIAGIVQAFVNERLGAFLEQNPTIARRIINKAIEAARAREAARKARDLTRRKGALDGGGLPGKLADCSERNADRCEIYLVEGESAGGTAKQGRDRRFQAILPLKGKILNVEKARYDKMLGHEEIRAMITALGCGIGKEDFDPAKLRYAKVILMTDADVDGSHIRTLLLTFFFRHMTELIKRGHVYIAQPPLYRIKKGKFEQYIKDDREFVKVMVRRAADGMSIRYGEGAAKLEGPELTKFMTKLNEYLGFFDKVNKHLREERITELLPKIDFTSRADFEGSDKSVPSKVKELEKRIKSLLKDLGLKSVETRHEEEHNTWLVSFVDSNGAERVINWELITSPEYRQMISKYKQIATYMDPPFIIEHAPRTEKIKTGGEAEAETPILETEAARQDKGTTKRKSAVEPVEKQSPRELFDYVLSQGKKDYDVQRYKGLGEMTSTQLWETTMNPDVRSLMQVKLEDIAETETIFTTLMGEDVEARRKFIEENALDVKNLDI; encoded by the coding sequence TTGAAAGAAGCAGCTACCAGGACGCAAGCAGAAGTGGACGAAAAGCAGATTCCAACCAAGGAAGCGAAGCAAAAGAAGGCTAATGGCGGCACGAACGGCGACTATACCGCCGATTCCATTAAGGCTCTCGAAGGTTTAGAGGCTGTCCGGCTTCGCCCTGCAATGTACATCGGATCCACGGGAGAGATGGGACTTCACCATCTCGTGTACGAAGTCGTCGACAACTCTGTTGACGAGGCTCTGGCTGGCTACGCCGATCGCATCGACGTCACGATTCACATCGATAACTCCATTACTGTCGTGGACAACGGACGCGGCATCCCCGTGGATGACATGGAATATCACGGAGAAAAGCTCCCCGCAGCTCAGGTCGTGCTTACCGTCTTGCACGCCGGCGGAAAATTCGATTCGTCCACGTACAAGGTTTCCGGTGGTCTTCACGGCGTGGGCGTCAGTGTGGTTAATGGCCTCTCGCATCAACTGGATCTCGAGATCTGGCGCGATGGTTTCGTTTGGGAACAGGCGTACACCAAGGGAGTGCCCTCAACCAAGTTCAAGAAGACGGGCACCACGAAGAAGCGCGGCACGAAAGTGCACTTCCTGCCGGACACAGACATCTTCGCGACCATTGAGTACAACTACGACACGCTGGCGCAGCGGCTGCGCGAACTCGCGTTCCTCAACAAGGGCCTGACGATCACTCTGACCGACGAGCGCGCCACTGATACCAAGACGGGCGAAGCCAAGCACGCTGAATTCAAGTACACAGGCGGCATCGCTGAGTTCGTGAAGCACCTGAATCGCGGAAAGCAGGTGCTCCACGATAAGCCGATCTACATGGAAGCTGAGCGCGACGGCGTGGGCATGGAGATCGCTCTGCAGTACAACGACGGCTACTCCGAATCGGTGTTCTCGTTTGCGAACAACATCAACACAGTCGATGGTGGTACTCACCTCTCAGGTTTTCGGACGTCGCTGACGCGCACAATTAACTATGCGGGTCAGCAACTCGGACTCTTCAAAGATTTGAAAGAGAATCTTTCAGGCGATGATGTCCGCGAAGGGCTCGTTGCCGTAGTCAGCGTGAAACTCTCGCAGCCGCAGTTCGAAGGACAAACCAAGGGCAAACTGAACTCAGACATCGCAGGTATTGTGCAGGCATTCGTCAATGAACGCCTTGGCGCATTCCTGGAACAGAACCCGACGATCGCGCGTCGCATCATCAACAAGGCAATTGAGGCGGCACGTGCGCGCGAGGCGGCGCGTAAAGCGCGCGATCTAACACGGCGCAAGGGCGCGCTCGATGGCGGAGGTCTGCCCGGCAAGCTCGCCGATTGTTCCGAGCGCAACGCCGATCGCTGCGAGATCTATCTCGTCGAAGGTGAATCAGCAGGCGGCACCGCAAAGCAAGGGCGTGACCGTCGCTTCCAGGCCATTCTGCCCCTGAAGGGCAAGATCCTGAACGTCGAGAAGGCGCGTTACGACAAAATGCTCGGACACGAGGAAATCCGCGCCATGATCACAGCGCTTGGCTGTGGCATCGGCAAGGAGGATTTCGATCCGGCAAAGCTTCGCTACGCCAAAGTCATCCTGATGACCGACGCCGATGTTGACGGTTCGCACATCCGCACGCTGCTGCTCACGTTCTTCTTCCGCCACATGACCGAGCTGATCAAGCGCGGGCACGTGTACATCGCGCAGCCTCCGCTCTATCGCATCAAGAAAGGCAAGTTCGAGCAATACATCAAAGACGATCGCGAGTTCGTGAAGGTAATGGTCCGGCGCGCGGCAGACGGCATGAGCATTCGTTATGGTGAAGGCGCCGCCAAGCTTGAAGGGCCGGAGCTTACAAAGTTCATGACCAAACTGAACGAGTATCTCGGGTTCTTCGACAAGGTGAACAAGCATCTTCGCGAGGAGCGCATCACCGAGCTGCTGCCGAAGATCGACTTCACTTCCCGGGCGGACTTCGAGGGCTCCGACAAGAGCGTTCCCTCGAAAGTGAAGGAACTCGAAAAACGAATCAAGTCGCTGCTGAAAGACTTGGGGTTAAAGTCCGTCGAGACGCGTCACGAAGAAGAACACAACACGTGGCTCGTGAGCTTCGTCGATTCCAACGGCGCCGAGCGAGTCATTAATTGGGAGCTCATCACCTCACCCGAGTACAGACAGATGATCTCCAAGTACAAGCAGATCGCGACCTACATGGATCCGCCGTTCATCATCGAGCACGCACCGCGGACGGAGAAAATTAAAACAGGTGGCGAGGCAGAAGCCGAGACTCCGATCCTCGAAACAGAAGCAGCCCGCCAGGACAAGGGGACGACAAAGCGCAAGTCAGCCGTTGAGCCCGTTGAAAAGCAGTCTCCGCGCGAGTTGTTCGACTACGTCTTAAGCCAGGGCAAGAAAGACTACGACGTCCAGCGTTACAAGGGACTGGGAGAGATGACCTCGACCCAACTTTGGGAAACAACCATGAATCCCGACGTCCGCAGCCTGATGCAAGTCAAGCTCGAGGACATTGCCGAAACCGAAACGATCTTCACAACGTTAATGGGCGAGGATGTAGAGGCGCGCCGCAAGTTCATCGAAGAAAACGCGCTGGATGTGAAGAACCTGGACATCTGA